A region of the Marmota flaviventris isolate mMarFla1 chromosome 3, mMarFla1.hap1, whole genome shotgun sequence genome:
GGGCCCTCAGCTGAGGGAGACACATGGGCAACATGCTGGACCCCAAGTAGAGGAGCGGAGGCCTACAGGTCTAGGCAGATGAATCCAGAAGCCTTCCTTGCCCAAAGAGGCTGACAGGAAAAAACTCTCGCATCTCCATAAAGGGGCTAGGATTGGAAGATGCACGCGAGCAGGCTAGGGTTAGAAATCCACCACCACAGAAAACcaggggaaagaggaaagacCAGGAGAGAGCTGCCTCCCAGCCCTGATAAGtccattaaatttttaagtgGCCCTGCCCTATGGCATGCTGGGAAGGGGTGGGGACCTGGACCCAACTCTGCTTCTCTCAGCTGTTTGTTCTGTTGCTGCCACagcctgggagaaggaggaggagaagagaaggggaggagTGAGCTCCCAGGCAGACGCTCCTCTCTGGGGGAGTGGGGACAAAACAGGCCCTGGGTTGGCTCCACCTTGGGATCTCTCCCAGGCCTTCTCTATCCAGAAGCCCAGCTAGAGGATAGTGGAGACTGGAAGGAGACAGGTGGTCATCTTGGGACTGCCCCTCTCAGCCTGAATGGGTTCCTCTCTCCTCAGGTCCCTGCAGTGCTACCTCCCGGAAAGTTGCCCACTCCCCTCTCCTTCATCAGTGCCAGTGCTCCACACCGGGACAGCTCCAGCCGAGGAGGGCTGTATGCACGGGCCCTGGTCCTCCAAGGACTGGTGTGCCAGCCTGTCCTGACTACTCCTTTCCTGCTCCTCAGGTCCCAATTAATGGATTCTGACATGGATTATGAAAGACCAAACGTAGAGACCATCAAGTGCGTGGTGGTGGGGGACAACGCCGTGGGCAAGACCAGACTCATCTGTGCCCGGGCTTGCAATGCCACCCTCACTCAATACCAGCTGCTTGCCACCCATGTGCCCACAGTGTGGGCCATCGACCAGTATCGTGTTTGCCAGGAGGTAAGGCTACAATGCCATTTGGCTGGGGGTTCACACCATGCATCTTCCTAAATTGTGGCTTGGTGTCCCTGGAGCTCACAGGAGCCCCCTAGGGGTGGGACAGGGAGGGGGCTGGAGCAGAAGGAGCCcctggggagggggctgaggGGAGCCCAGCCTGAGGGAGGGGTCTTTGACCATTTGGGTTCTTAGTGGCTGAGCTGGAGCCTAGGACCCCAGCTTCGGCCGAGTACCACGTCTCGTGAAATCACAGCGCTACATAATGGGGAATCCTAGAACTGAGGCTTGGGAGAGGTGAGAACTGGGTTGGGAAGATCAGAGGCTCATGAATATACAATTGCAAGGAAAGCTGGGAACCAAAGGAGGGTCTCCCTTCTGTATTCATAATTCTGCCCTCTTAGGGTCTCTTTTGCTTGCTTCTGTGTGGCTTGGAGGCTGCCATGTATTGAACATGTGCAGTTATTGAGTCTTCAGAGATTTTACTTGGAGGAGCATGTTGTGCAAGGCACATAGTAGGGGGTACCAGCTCTGTCCTTCCACCCCTCGTGATGCCAGAGAATATCAGGATTAGTTGGCACCTACCCTGAGAActgtctcccctctcccctccaggtGCTGGAACGCTCCCGAGATGTGGTAGATGACGTCAGCGTCTCCTTGCGCCTCTGGGACACCTTTGGAGACCACCATAAAGATCGCCGCTTTGCTTATGGGAGGTAGGGGAGTCCTGGGCTGCCTGTAGAGAGCCAAGTGGGAGGAATTTCCTGCTTTCCCAGAGAACTAAGCAACTCTGCTGTTGAAACTgggaggaaggagcagagaaACAGCATGGAAGACACTCCCAGGGGTGGGGACAGCCTGGGCTTGGAGTCCAGAGGCCTGATTtcagtcccagctctgccacctactagctttgaaatgatttttctcaCTGTGAGATGGTAAAATGGTAATTTCTAACTCAAAAAATAGGTGCGAGGCCAAATGAGTCTTCAAGCTTTAAAATGCTACATAATTGAAGGTACTATTATTATGCATTGTGTGGAAGATCATAGGAACAGGTTCATAAGCCAGGTGTGGAGCCACCGTGTAGGGCATGGAGACGGGCACACGTTTCCCTCACTCTGGGAGCAGGTAACCCCCTGCCAGCTCTCTCTGTCAATAACCTCTCTGTCCCACCCTCAGATCAGATGTGGTGGTTTTGTGCTTCTCCATTGCCAACCCCAATTCCCTCCACCATGTCAAGACCATGTGGTACCCAGAAATCAAGCACTTCTGCCCCCGAGCACCTGTCATCCTGGTGGGTTGCCAGCTGGACCTGCGCTATGCCGACCTGGAGGCTGTCAACAGGGCCAGGAGGCCCTTGGCCAGGTAGGGGTGCTGTTGCCTGAGGAGAGGAAGCGGCACAGAGGGCGCGCACATCACCCTAGCTCCCTGAGGGAATCCTATAGAGCCTTACCTCTCCCTGCATCCAGAGGAAGCTCATGTCAGAGCCACATGTGCgcttatccatccatctgttcatccATCAATCCGAGTGTTTATTGCACACCTACTGTGTGAACAGCACTACGCTAAGCACTATgaggaaagacagagagaagggaatattttcatgaaaagaaCTAATTTTATTGGAGATAATATAGCTGGCCCTCTGTATCCATGGGTTCCACATGTGTGGATTCAACTAACTGTGAATGGAAAATACCCGCCCACACCACCACCAAattgcatctgtattgaacatgtgCTGTttatttccttgtcattattccctcaCAAAGcattataacaactatttacacagcatttacatagtactaggtattataagtaatctagagatgacaaGTATAGGGGACGTGTGTATAGGTTATATATAACTATCaccacattttatataagggacttgagcttTCATGGATTTTGGTGTCCAAATGGGATCCTAGAACCAATCTCCCTTGGATACTGGGGATGACTATATATAAACAGGTTAAATACCAGTGTGAAACATTGCTCGTTAATTGACAGGGAGTTGATATTATCACTACTTTGATCTATGGAGGTCTCTGAGGGTTGGCATAGATACAGAAGGCTTCCTAGAAGACCAAGGGATTGAAGGTGGATCTGAAGGACCTAATAGGAATTTGGCCAGACAGAGAAAAAAGAGCAGGGCAGGAGAGGGGCCAATGAAATGGACCCTGAGCAGAGTCCCTCCAGCCTGGGGAACAATAGATAGGCTCCCTCCACCACTAACATGCTTGGTTTCTCCTCTTGAAAATGCCAGGCCCATCAAGCCCAATGAGATCCTTCCTCCGGAGAAAGGCCGGGAGGTGGCTAAGGAGCTGGGCATCCCTTATTATGAGACCAGCGTGGTGGCTCAGTTTGGCATCAAGGACGTCTTTGACAATGCCATTCGTGCTGCGCTCATCTCCCGCCGCCACCTGCAGTTCTGGAAGTCCCACCTCCGCAATGTGCAGCGGCCTCTGCTGCAGGCACCCTTCCTGCCCCCCAAGCCCCCGCCCCCCATCATCGTGGTGCCCGACCCCCCCTCCAGCAGTGAGGAGTGCCCCGCCCACCTCCTGGAGGACCCGCTCTGCGCGGACGTCATCCTGGTGCTGCAGGAGCGGGTGCGCATCTTTGCCCACAAGATCtacctctccacctcctcctctaaGTTCTACGACCTGTTTCTCATGGACCTGAGCGAGGGGGAGCTGGGGGGCCCCTCGGGGCCAGGGGGGGCCCGCCCAGAGGACCACCGGGGCCACCCTGAtcaacaccaccaccatcaccaccaccaccacgggCGGGACTTTCTGCTTCGGGCAGCCAGCTTTGACGTGTGTGAGAGCGTGGACGAGGCTGGGGGCTCCGGTCCTGCCGGCCTCCGGGCTTCAACCAGTGACGGGATCTTAAGGGGCAATGGAACAGGGTACCTGCCCGGCAGGGGTCGTGTGCTATCTTCCTGGAGCCGAGCTTTT
Encoded here:
- the Rhobtb2 gene encoding rho-related BTB domain-containing protein 2; amino-acid sequence: MDSDMDYERPNVETIKCVVVGDNAVGKTRLICARACNATLTQYQLLATHVPTVWAIDQYRVCQEVLERSRDVVDDVSVSLRLWDTFGDHHKDRRFAYGRSDVVVLCFSIANPNSLHHVKTMWYPEIKHFCPRAPVILVGCQLDLRYADLEAVNRARRPLARPIKPNEILPPEKGREVAKELGIPYYETSVVAQFGIKDVFDNAIRAALISRRHLQFWKSHLRNVQRPLLQAPFLPPKPPPPIIVVPDPPSSSEECPAHLLEDPLCADVILVLQERVRIFAHKIYLSTSSSKFYDLFLMDLSEGELGGPSGPGGARPEDHRGHPDQHHHHHHHHHGRDFLLRAASFDVCESVDEAGGSGPAGLRASTSDGILRGNGTGYLPGRGRVLSSWSRAFVSIQEEMAEDPLTYKSRLMVVVKMDNSIQPGPFRAVLKYLYTGELGENERDLMHIAHIAELLEVFDLRMMVANILNNEAFMNQEITKAFHVRRTNRIKECLAKGTFSDVTFILDDGTISAHKPLLISSCDWMAAMFGGPFVESSTREVVFPYTSKSCMRAVLEYLYTGMFTSSPDLDDMKLIILANRLCLPHLVALTEQYTVTGLMEATQMMVDIDGDVLVFLELAQFHCAYQLADWCLHHICTNYNNVCRKFPRDMKAMSPENQEYFEKHRWPPVWYLKEEDHYQRARKEREKEDYLHLKRQPKRRWLFWNSPSSPSSSAANSSSPSSSSAVV